The following are encoded in a window of Ranitomeya variabilis isolate aRanVar5 chromosome 6, aRanVar5.hap1, whole genome shotgun sequence genomic DNA:
- the CYP7A1 gene encoding cytochrome P450 7A1 yields MLTISLIWGLVVALCCFFWLIVGIRRRQPGEPPLENGLIPYLGCALQFGANPLEFLRSRQKKYGDVFTCKIAGTFVHFVTDPFSFNAVMRHGRHFDWQKFHYATSAKAFGHSSMNPVDGRTTENIHETFNKTMQGDALDAIITAMMENLQHAMMQTVSSKASEWKNDGLYAFCYRVMFESSYLTLFGKELNDKNDKSLARQEAQRALILNAIENFKEFDKIFPALVAGLPIHVFKSAHNAREKLANGLLHEKLRERINLSDIVTLRMYLNDTVSTLNDADKAKTHLALLWASLANTLPVAFWCVFYLLRCPKAMKAAADEISQVLENASQKVTFDKHIFLNRHQLDDMPVLDSIIKESMRLSSASLNVRVAKENFTLQLEDKGAYSIRKDDIVAFYPQTVHLDPEVYENPSTFKYDRYLDDNGKEKTDFYLKGKKLKYYYLPFGSGKTKCPGRQFAVHEIKQLVTLMISYFEMDLVEKNVKSPPLDQSRAGLGILQPTHDVDFKYKLKVY; encoded by the exons ATGCTGACTATTTCACTGATATGGGGATTAGTTGTGGCTTTGTGCTGTTTCTTCTGGCTTATCGTTGGCATTAGAAGACG GCAACCAGGAGAGCCACCCCTGGAAAATGGATTAATTCCCTACCTCGGATGTGCCTTGCAATTTGGTGCCAACCCTCTAGAGTTTCTCAGATCAAGGCAGAAAAAATACGGAGACGTCTTCACCTGCAAAATTGCTGGAACATTTGTCCATTTTGTGACTGACCCATTTTCCTTTAATGCAGTAATGCGTCATGGTCGACACTTCGATTGGCAGAAATTCCACTATGCAACATCTGCCAAG GCATTTGGACACAGCAGCATGAATCCCGTTGATGGTAGAACCACTGAGAATATACACGAAACCTTTAATAAGACAATGCAGGGAGATGCGCTGGATGCCATCATAACTGCCATGATGGAGAATCTTCAACACGCAATGATGCAGACTGTTTCATCCAAAGCAAGTGAATGGAAAAACGATGGTCTCTACGCCTTCTGTTATCGAGTGATGTTTGAGTCCAGTTACTTGACACTTTTTGGCAAAGAGTTAAATGATAAGAACGATAAGAGTCTAGCTAGACAGGAAGCACAAAGAGCACTCATACTCAACGCCATTGAAAACTTCAAAGAATTTGACAAGATTTTCCCCGCTCTAGTAGCAGGTCTCCCCATACATGTCTTCAAATCAGCTCATAATGCCAGGGAGAAACTAGCAAATGGTCTTCTCCATGAAAAACTTAGGGAAAGAATCAACCTCTCAGACATTGTCACCCTTAGGATGTATTTGAATGACACCGTTTCCACCCTAAATGATGCAGATAAGGCAAAGACCCACTTGGCGCTCCTCTGGGCATCTCTCGCCAACACCCTTCCTGTAGCTTTCTGGTGTGTTTTTTACCTCCTTAG aTGCCCAAAAGCTATGAAGGCAGCCGCTGATGAAATCAGCCAGGTTTTGGAAAACGCTTCTCAGAAAGTGACCTTTGACAAGCACATTTTTCTGAATCGCCATCAACTGGATGATATGCCCGTTTTAG ACAGCATAATCAAGGAATCAATGAGGCTATCCAGTGCATCTCTCAATGTCAGAGTGGCCAAGGAGAATTTTACCCTACAACTGGAAGACAAAGGGGCATATTCCATCCGTAAAGATGACATTGTTGCTTTCTACCCACAGACTGTTCACCTGGATCCTGAAGTATATGAGAACCCTTCT ACATTTAAATATGATCGGTACCTGGATGACAATGGCAAAGAAAAGACAGATTTTTACCTTAAAGGAAAGAAATTAAAATATTACTACCTACCATTTGGATCTGGGAAAACCAAGTGTCCTGGACGACAATTTGCAGTGCATGAGATCAAACAGTTGGTGACTCTGATGATTTCTTACTTTGAGATGGaccttgtggaaaaaaatgtgaaatCCCCACCCTTAGATCAGTCCCGTGCAGGCCTTGGCATCTTACAACCAACCCATGACGTTGATTTCAAATACAAACTAAAAGTCTACTAA